A stretch of Natronococcus sp. CG52 DNA encodes these proteins:
- a CDS encoding ABC transporter ATP-binding protein has translation MSMLEVRDLDAGYGDLQILYDVTLDVAEGEYVVIVGPNGAGKSTAMKSVFGLTTYMDGVVEFQSRDITDSPPEDVIHEGIGYVPQNDNVFPSLTVQENLEMGAYILDEVPEEALETVFDHFPVLQERRDQKAGTMSGGQQQMVAMGRALMLDPDLLLLDEPSAGLAPDLVAEMFDHVDSINESGTAVLVVEQNAKEALRRCDRGYVLVQGKNRYENTGEALLEDDEVRQQFLGG, from the coding sequence ATGTCTATGCTCGAAGTTCGCGACCTCGACGCGGGGTACGGCGACCTGCAGATCCTTTACGACGTCACTCTCGACGTTGCCGAGGGCGAGTACGTCGTGATCGTCGGTCCGAACGGCGCGGGCAAGTCGACGGCCATGAAGTCCGTCTTCGGACTGACGACCTACATGGACGGTGTAGTCGAGTTCCAGAGCCGAGACATCACCGACAGCCCCCCCGAAGATGTCATCCACGAGGGGATCGGGTACGTTCCCCAGAACGACAACGTCTTCCCGTCACTGACGGTGCAAGAGAACCTCGAGATGGGCGCGTACATCCTCGACGAGGTGCCCGAAGAGGCGCTCGAGACGGTCTTCGACCACTTTCCCGTCCTCCAGGAGCGCCGCGACCAGAAAGCCGGAACGATGAGCGGCGGCCAGCAACAGATGGTCGCGATGGGACGGGCGCTGATGCTCGATCCGGATCTGCTGTTGCTCGACGAGCCGAGTGCGGGGCTCGCACCCGATCTCGTCGCCGAGATGTTCGACCACGTCGACTCGATTAACGAGAGCGGTACCGCGGTTCTGGTCGTGGAGCAAAACGCCAAGGAGGCGCTGCGCCGATGTGACCGCGGCTACGTCCTCGTGCAAGGGAAGAACCGCTACGAGAACACGGGCGAAGCGCTGTTGGAGGACGACGAAGTTCGTCAGCAGTTCCTCGGCGGCTAA
- a CDS encoding dodecin family protein: MGATAKVIKLVGNSSESWEDAAQSALDDADETLENISGIEIDSQTADVEDGQIQHYRTTVHVSFELQR, from the coding sequence ATGGGAGCAACTGCCAAGGTAATCAAGCTCGTCGGGAACTCGAGCGAATCGTGGGAAGACGCCGCACAGAGCGCGCTCGACGACGCGGACGAGACGCTCGAGAACATCAGCGGTATCGAGATCGACTCACAGACGGCGGACGTAGAGGACGGCCAGATACAGCACTACAGAACGACGGTCCACGTGTCGTTCGAACTGCAGCGATAA
- a CDS encoding ABC transporter ATP-binding protein: protein MSDAASDQSTPTSVEEPDSDRVENVALTVRGLVKRFGGITAVDGATFQVEEGSMTGLIGPNGAGKSTTFNCITGAHRPDAGTVTFRGQDITGLSPYEVVDYGVVRTFQIAREMPNMTVLENLMLPAKHQEGEALWRSVTPVVRQGVEQQERELLERVWDTLEFFEIEHLAEVKAGTLSGGQRKLLEMARALMTDPEMLLLDEPFAGVNPTLEKKLLEHIHGLREEGYTFLIVEHDMDVIMDNCEHVIVMHQGSVLAEGRPAEITSNEQVIEAYLGGEV from the coding sequence GTGAGCGACGCAGCGAGCGATCAGTCGACGCCTACGTCCGTCGAAGAGCCGGATTCGGATCGAGTCGAGAACGTCGCGCTCACGGTACGCGGCCTCGTCAAACGCTTCGGCGGTATCACTGCCGTGGACGGTGCGACGTTCCAGGTCGAGGAGGGGTCGATGACCGGTCTGATCGGCCCGAACGGGGCCGGCAAGTCGACGACGTTCAACTGCATCACCGGCGCTCACCGACCGGACGCGGGCACGGTCACGTTCCGAGGGCAAGACATCACCGGGCTGTCTCCCTACGAGGTCGTCGACTACGGAGTCGTTCGGACGTTCCAGATCGCCCGCGAGATGCCGAACATGACCGTCCTGGAAAACCTGATGCTTCCGGCGAAACACCAGGAGGGAGAAGCGCTCTGGCGTTCCGTGACGCCCGTCGTCAGACAGGGAGTCGAACAGCAAGAGCGCGAACTTCTGGAACGGGTGTGGGATACCCTCGAGTTCTTCGAGATCGAACACCTCGCCGAGGTGAAAGCCGGAACCCTCTCCGGCGGGCAACGCAAGCTCCTGGAGATGGCCCGGGCGCTGATGACCGACCCGGAGATGCTGCTGCTCGACGAGCCGTTTGCGGGCGTCAATCCGACGCTCGAGAAGAAGCTCCTCGAGCACATCCACGGCTTGCGCGAGGAGGGCTACACCTTCCTGATCGTCGAACACGACATGGACGTCATCATGGACAACTGCGAGCACGTCATCGTGATGCACCAGGGATCGGTCCTCGCCGAGGGGAGACCGGCGGAGATCACCTCGAACGAGCAGGTTATCGAGGCCTACCTTGGAGGTGAGGTGTAG
- a CDS encoding branched-chain amino acid ABC transporter permease: MSTNEINVRDRFDEYWEYDAVKILAVIGAIYVVYAAIGLALGYSMDGIVNTLRQLTYLIAVYGMVALALNLHWGYTGLFNIGVAGFMAIGLYVTMMLAKPVETTGAAQYPGLGLPMPIAVAGGVLAAAIAGLIVALPALRLRADYLAIVTIAFSEIVRLALKSGPLESFTIFGTELGTGGGRGIIANYSDPMNFIFDLPAFTTFVDATNRWFGFGPRQARALAYSLVLLLFLVGFYWLIQRTSRSPFGRVLKAIREDEEAAQSLGKDTNTFKIKVFVLGCALMGLAGILWRFRRTGVTPDAFRPHVTFFIWIALIIGGAGSNTGSILGSGLFVAVLFEGPRYIRRLIYSWVDVEAAPNTFAEGSGALLAADPIPLLRYTFDNLLTLQFVIMGITLIVLMQRRPEGLLGHREETAAAIPLTRRPSDGVAVEDGGEST, translated from the coding sequence ATGAGCACGAACGAAATCAACGTACGAGATCGGTTCGACGAGTACTGGGAGTACGACGCGGTGAAGATCCTGGCAGTCATCGGCGCCATCTACGTCGTGTACGCGGCGATCGGGCTGGCGCTCGGATACTCGATGGACGGTATCGTCAACACGCTCAGACAGTTGACGTACCTCATCGCCGTCTACGGCATGGTCGCCCTCGCGTTGAACTTACACTGGGGCTACACCGGACTGTTCAACATCGGGGTCGCCGGGTTCATGGCGATCGGGTTGTACGTGACGATGATGCTCGCCAAACCCGTCGAGACGACGGGTGCGGCCCAGTATCCGGGCCTCGGCCTTCCGATGCCGATCGCCGTGGCCGGCGGTGTTCTCGCGGCCGCTATCGCGGGACTCATCGTCGCGCTTCCGGCGTTGCGACTGCGCGCTGACTACCTCGCGATCGTCACCATCGCGTTCTCCGAGATCGTGCGCCTCGCTCTCAAGTCCGGCCCGTTAGAGAGCTTTACGATCTTCGGGACGGAGCTCGGAACGGGCGGCGGTCGGGGAATCATCGCGAACTACTCGGATCCGATGAATTTCATCTTCGATCTCCCCGCGTTCACGACCTTCGTCGACGCGACGAATCGGTGGTTCGGATTCGGGCCGCGACAGGCGCGAGCGCTCGCGTATTCGCTGGTCCTCCTCCTGTTTCTCGTCGGCTTCTACTGGCTCATCCAGCGAACCAGCCGATCGCCGTTCGGGCGCGTACTCAAGGCGATTCGCGAAGACGAGGAGGCGGCACAGTCACTCGGGAAGGACACGAACACGTTCAAGATCAAGGTGTTCGTCCTCGGGTGTGCGCTTATGGGGCTGGCGGGCATCCTGTGGCGATTCCGCCGGACTGGGGTTACGCCAGACGCGTTCCGCCCGCACGTTACGTTTTTCATCTGGATCGCACTGATCATCGGCGGCGCGGGATCGAACACGGGAAGCATCCTCGGATCCGGGCTGTTCGTGGCCGTCCTCTTCGAGGGGCCGCGGTACATCCGTCGACTGATCTACTCGTGGGTCGACGTCGAAGCGGCCCCGAACACGTTCGCGGAAGGGTCCGGAGCCCTGCTGGCGGCCGATCCGATACCGCTGCTGCGGTACACGTTCGATAACCTGCTGACCCTCCAGTTCGTTATTATGGGGATCACGCTCATCGTACTGATGCAACGACGGCCGGAAGGGTTACTCGGCCATCGCGAGGAGACGGCGGCGGCGATCCCACTTACGAGACGTCCGTCAGATGGCGTCGCCGTCGAAGACGGAGGTGAGTCGACGTGA
- a CDS encoding ABC transporter substrate-binding protein: MGRELNRRRVLSGIGTAGALGIAGCIGDEGEIEGEGPDVLNIIGYPESGIQIFRDYYSEFGTGSAEIIVPDGLLDEALPGEVGEDMSDVTGTAPSSAGPNEQAFEEMYQDEYGETAGVFNSHTFDAVAVMVLANIAAGDNDGEALRDQVRNVANPDEGDEYGPDELEEAAEAVADGEMINYQGASSAVDFDEVGDPAEAAYDIWTFTEDGTETEDTVNFEGEGPGGDAADEVQGGTDRDEVSVAILLPQTGDLGELGSLMIQAGQLAAQEFGGVVDIDLQVEDTATDEDTTLSAGESLIDAGYPAIVGAASSGNSVPLSGLTSSANVVQCSPASTALSLSEIDDDGYFFRTAPSDLLQGQVMAEVAATRLEGATTSTLYVNNDYGQQLSEQYTEMFEDEQDGETYNQVSFEPEQGSYTSELESALADN, translated from the coding sequence ATGGGTAGGGAACTCAATCGACGAAGGGTGCTCAGTGGAATCGGTACTGCTGGGGCGCTCGGTATCGCCGGCTGTATCGGTGACGAAGGTGAAATCGAAGGGGAAGGGCCCGATGTCCTGAACATTATCGGATATCCGGAAAGCGGCATCCAGATCTTCCGAGACTACTACTCGGAGTTCGGCACTGGCTCGGCCGAGATCATCGTTCCGGACGGCCTGCTCGACGAGGCGCTGCCGGGTGAGGTCGGCGAGGACATGAGCGACGTCACGGGGACTGCGCCGTCCTCGGCGGGCCCCAACGAGCAAGCGTTCGAGGAGATGTACCAGGACGAGTACGGCGAGACGGCCGGCGTGTTCAACTCGCACACGTTCGACGCCGTCGCGGTGATGGTCCTCGCGAACATCGCCGCGGGCGACAACGATGGCGAAGCCCTCCGGGATCAGGTGCGCAACGTCGCTAACCCGGACGAGGGGGACGAGTACGGACCGGACGAACTCGAGGAAGCCGCCGAGGCAGTCGCGGACGGCGAGATGATCAACTATCAGGGCGCCTCGAGCGCGGTCGACTTCGACGAGGTCGGCGACCCAGCGGAGGCAGCGTACGACATCTGGACGTTCACGGAGGATGGAACGGAGACTGAAGACACCGTCAACTTCGAGGGCGAAGGTCCCGGTGGCGACGCAGCTGACGAAGTCCAGGGTGGAACCGATCGGGACGAGGTGAGCGTCGCCATCCTGCTCCCGCAGACGGGCGATCTCGGTGAACTCGGGAGCCTGATGATCCAGGCCGGCCAGCTCGCGGCCCAGGAGTTCGGGGGCGTCGTCGACATCGATCTGCAGGTTGAAGATACCGCGACCGACGAGGACACGACCCTGAGCGCGGGGGAGTCGCTCATCGACGCCGGCTATCCCGCGATCGTCGGAGCGGCGTCGTCCGGCAACTCCGTTCCGCTCAGCGGCCTCACCAGCAGCGCCAACGTCGTCCAGTGTTCGCCGGCGAGCACCGCGCTGAGCCTCTCCGAAATCGACGACGATGGGTACTTCTTCCGGACCGCACCCAGCGACCTCCTGCAGGGTCAGGTGATGGCGGAAGTCGCCGCCACTCGACTCGAGGGTGCAACGACGTCCACACTGTACGTCAACAACGACTACGGTCAACAGCTCTCCGAACAGTACACGGAGATGTTCGAAGACGAACAGGACGGCGAGACCTACAACCAGGTCTCGTTCGAACCGGAACAGGGGTCGTACACGAGCGAACTCGAGTCGGCGCTAGCTGACAACTGA
- a CDS encoding FAD-dependent oxidoreductase: MDSRTDVLVIGGGATGAGIARDLALRDVDVTLVERDGLSAGTSGRSHGLLHSGARYAEADRPEARACLEESRILKEIAGVCVRDTGGLFVQLTEDDPDYFEAKRAACEEVGISTEVVDGETARAEIPDLSDDVERAMRVPDGVVLPSRLVAANAADARDHGARILTHAPVTEMSREHGRVTEVHLGGDVDETIAPTYVVNAAGPYAASIAGLVGASVGLHPTRGVMVSVEYDRLEPVLNRCRDPDDGDIIVPHDDEVVLGTTSVPVDDPEEYERADWEIERSVAECAKMLPPVADAAHVRTWWGVRPLYEPEEAALDERGISRGFHLLEHADEGVDNFATVVGGKLTTYRKMAEATADLVCNRLEVEADCETATRRLPGAADPERVDEFVAEFDGQGPTDADLVGD, translated from the coding sequence ATGGACAGCCGGACCGACGTTCTCGTCATCGGCGGCGGCGCAACCGGAGCCGGGATCGCCAGGGATCTCGCGCTCCGAGACGTCGACGTAACGCTAGTCGAACGCGACGGACTCTCGGCCGGAACCTCGGGGCGATCGCACGGGTTGCTCCACAGCGGCGCGCGCTACGCCGAGGCCGACCGGCCGGAGGCACGGGCCTGTCTCGAGGAGAGCCGAATTCTGAAGGAGATCGCGGGAGTCTGCGTCCGCGATACGGGCGGGCTATTCGTCCAGTTGACCGAGGACGATCCGGACTACTTCGAGGCGAAACGCGCGGCCTGCGAGGAGGTCGGTATCTCGACCGAGGTCGTCGACGGCGAGACGGCCCGCGCGGAGATTCCCGACCTCAGCGACGACGTCGAGCGGGCGATGCGGGTTCCCGACGGCGTCGTCCTCCCGTCCCGGCTGGTCGCGGCGAACGCGGCGGATGCGCGCGATCACGGTGCGCGAATCCTGACTCACGCCCCGGTCACGGAGATGAGTCGCGAGCACGGCCGCGTTACCGAGGTTCACCTCGGCGGCGACGTCGACGAGACGATCGCGCCGACGTACGTCGTGAACGCCGCAGGTCCCTACGCGGCGTCCATCGCGGGCCTGGTCGGCGCGAGCGTCGGTCTCCACCCGACCAGGGGCGTCATGGTCTCGGTCGAGTACGACCGACTCGAGCCGGTTCTCAACCGGTGTCGCGATCCCGACGACGGCGACATCATCGTTCCGCACGACGACGAGGTCGTCCTCGGAACGACGAGCGTCCCGGTCGACGATCCGGAGGAGTACGAGCGAGCCGACTGGGAGATCGAGCGCTCGGTCGCGGAGTGTGCGAAGATGCTGCCGCCGGTCGCCGACGCCGCCCACGTCCGGACGTGGTGGGGCGTTCGCCCCCTCTACGAACCCGAGGAAGCCGCGCTGGACGAGCGCGGCATCTCCCGGGGCTTTCACCTGCTCGAGCACGCCGACGAGGGCGTGGATAACTTCGCCACCGTCGTCGGCGGGAAGCTCACGACGTACCGGAAGATGGCCGAAGCGACGGCGGATCTGGTCTGTAACCGACTCGAGGTCGAGGCCGACTGCGAAACCGCGACGCGGCGGCTCCCCGGCGCGGCCGATCCGGAGCGGGTCGACGAGTTCGTCGCCGAATTCGACGGCCAGGGACCGACGGACGCGGACCTCGTCGGCGACTGA
- a CDS encoding sodium-dependent transporter, with product MVQRETWATRTGFILAAVGSAVGLGNIWRFPFVTGEGGGAAFLLVYLLFVALVGFPAILAEFVVGRKTERNPVGALKEYGGDAWKYVGGIFIVTGFVILSYYSVVAGWFIRYFLEGFTDSYAGHLAGYEGAAAEAGQPETVMMFLDFATGLEAFVFHTIFMAITVGIVALGIRRGIEFAVKLMVPAIIVLMVVLAVWAATLPEAGTAYSYYLSPDFGVVAENWANILPAAAGQAFFTLSLGMGVMITYASYLGEDRNLTQDAALIIGFDTGIAFLTGLVVFPMIFAAGADPGTEGAGAIFFSLTEAFATIPGGRWLGILFFGTVAIAALSSAISLLEVVTSYVIDEKGIERWKAALGMGGIIYLLGAPVTYDMIFLDLLDLFADAILLVFGALMLAILVGWVAPQVAIDELEKGIGSLDGLGQAWIWAIRVPIIIVLVVSLYLGIVEYVEFLTGPFAEWTDGNL from the coding sequence ATGGTACAACGTGAAACATGGGCCACGAGAACAGGGTTTATTCTCGCGGCCGTCGGGAGTGCAGTGGGGCTTGGTAACATCTGGCGATTCCCGTTCGTTACGGGAGAGGGCGGCGGTGCAGCCTTCCTGCTGGTCTACCTCCTGTTCGTCGCGCTAGTTGGCTTTCCGGCGATCCTCGCCGAGTTCGTCGTCGGTCGAAAGACCGAGCGAAATCCGGTAGGTGCACTGAAGGAGTACGGCGGTGACGCCTGGAAGTACGTCGGGGGAATCTTCATCGTCACCGGTTTCGTCATCCTCTCGTACTACAGCGTCGTCGCCGGCTGGTTCATTCGATACTTCCTCGAGGGGTTCACCGACAGCTACGCGGGACACCTCGCCGGATACGAGGGCGCCGCCGCGGAGGCTGGCCAGCCCGAGACGGTCATGATGTTCCTCGACTTCGCGACGGGGCTCGAAGCGTTCGTGTTCCACACCATCTTCATGGCGATCACCGTCGGGATCGTCGCCCTCGGTATCCGCCGCGGGATCGAATTCGCGGTGAAATTGATGGTTCCGGCAATCATCGTCCTGATGGTCGTCCTGGCGGTCTGGGCCGCGACGCTTCCGGAGGCTGGGACGGCGTACAGCTACTACCTGTCACCGGACTTCGGCGTCGTTGCCGAGAACTGGGCCAACATCCTCCCCGCCGCGGCAGGACAGGCGTTCTTCACCCTGTCGCTGGGGATGGGCGTGATGATCACGTACGCCTCCTACCTCGGTGAGGACCGCAACCTCACCCAGGACGCGGCGCTGATCATCGGCTTCGACACCGGTATCGCGTTCCTCACCGGTCTCGTCGTCTTCCCGATGATCTTCGCCGCCGGTGCGGATCCGGGGACCGAGGGGGCCGGTGCGATCTTCTTCAGTCTCACCGAAGCGTTCGCGACGATTCCGGGCGGCCGCTGGCTGGGTATCCTGTTCTTCGGAACCGTCGCCATCGCCGCGCTCTCGAGTGCGATTTCGCTGCTCGAGGTCGTCACCTCCTACGTCATCGACGAGAAAGGGATCGAGCGGTGGAAGGCCGCACTCGGGATGGGTGGTATAATCTACCTGCTCGGCGCGCCGGTCACGTACGACATGATCTTCCTCGACCTGCTCGACCTGTTCGCGGACGCGATCCTGCTCGTCTTCGGTGCGTTGATGCTGGCGATCCTCGTCGGCTGGGTCGCACCGCAGGTCGCTATCGATGAACTCGAGAAAGGGATAGGTAGTCTCGACGGCCTCGGCCAGGCGTGGATCTGGGCGATCCGCGTGCCGATCATCATCGTGCTGGTCGTCTCGCTATACCTCGGCATCGTCGAGTACGTCGAATTCCTCACCGGACCGTTCGCGGAGTGGACGGACGGGAACCTGTAA
- a CDS encoding acyl-CoA carboxylase subunit beta, with product MEDRIEELEELREEARMGGGEERIEKQHDKGKMTARERIDYFLDDGTFTEFDQLRTHQTSQFGMEEKQIPGDGVVTGYGEVNGRTVFVFAHDFTVFGGSLGEVFAEKICKVMDMAMEVGAPVIGLNDSAGARIQEGVKSLAGFTEIFRRNQEASGVVPQISGIMGPCAGGAVYSPSITDFIFMVKDTSHMYITGPGVTKTVTGEDVTHEELGGAMTHAGKTGVAEFACEDEEQALDDIKRLLSYLPQNNVEDPPRVDPWDDPDRRDEALESIVPDSPQKPYDMTNVIDSVLDEGSFFEVAENFAKNIVVGFGRLDGRSVGLVANQPRVNAGTLTVDASMKGSRFIRFCDSFNIPIVTFVDVPGYMPGTDQEHRGIIRHGAKLLYAYSEATVPLLTVITRKAYGGAYCVMASKNLGADVNYAWPTAEIAVMGPQGAVNILYRQELAEAENPDELRDELIEEYREEFANPYTATDKGFLDDVILPTETRPRLIADLEMLETKREENPDKKHGNIPL from the coding sequence ATGGAGGACCGGATCGAGGAACTGGAGGAACTCCGGGAGGAGGCCCGGATGGGCGGCGGCGAAGAACGGATCGAAAAACAACACGACAAGGGGAAGATGACGGCCCGCGAGCGGATCGACTACTTCCTCGACGACGGGACGTTTACGGAGTTCGATCAGCTCCGGACCCACCAGACCAGCCAGTTCGGGATGGAGGAGAAGCAGATTCCCGGCGACGGCGTCGTCACGGGCTACGGCGAGGTCAACGGTCGAACCGTCTTCGTCTTCGCGCACGACTTCACCGTCTTCGGCGGCTCGCTGGGCGAGGTCTTCGCCGAGAAGATCTGCAAGGTGATGGATATGGCGATGGAGGTCGGCGCACCGGTTATCGGGCTCAACGACTCCGCGGGCGCGCGAATCCAGGAGGGTGTCAAGAGCCTCGCCGGGTTTACCGAGATCTTCCGGCGTAATCAGGAAGCCAGCGGCGTCGTCCCTCAGATCTCGGGGATCATGGGTCCCTGCGCGGGCGGGGCCGTCTACTCCCCGTCGATCACCGACTTCATCTTCATGGTGAAGGATACGAGCCACATGTACATCACCGGTCCCGGCGTCACGAAGACCGTCACCGGTGAGGACGTTACTCACGAGGAACTCGGGGGTGCGATGACCCACGCCGGCAAGACCGGCGTCGCCGAGTTCGCCTGTGAGGACGAAGAGCAGGCTCTGGACGACATCAAGCGTCTGCTGTCGTACCTGCCGCAGAACAACGTCGAGGATCCGCCGCGGGTCGATCCCTGGGACGATCCGGATCGCCGCGACGAGGCGCTCGAGTCGATCGTTCCCGACAGTCCGCAGAAACCGTACGACATGACGAACGTCATCGACTCGGTGCTCGACGAGGGTTCGTTCTTCGAGGTCGCCGAGAACTTCGCGAAGAACATCGTCGTCGGTTTCGGCCGGCTGGACGGTCGCTCGGTGGGTCTCGTCGCCAATCAGCCCCGCGTGAACGCCGGCACGCTCACCGTCGACGCCTCGATGAAGGGCTCGCGATTCATCCGCTTCTGTGACTCGTTTAACATCCCGATCGTCACCTTCGTCGACGTCCCCGGCTACATGCCCGGAACGGACCAGGAACACCGCGGGATCATCCGTCACGGCGCCAAACTTCTCTACGCGTACTCGGAGGCGACCGTCCCGCTGCTGACGGTAATCACGCGCAAGGCCTACGGCGGCGCCTACTGCGTGATGGCCTCGAAGAACCTCGGCGCCGACGTCAACTACGCCTGGCCGACCGCCGAAATCGCCGTCATGGGCCCGCAGGGTGCGGTCAACATCCTCTACCGTCAGGAACTCGCCGAGGCAGAGAACCCCGACGAGCTCCGGGACGAACTCATCGAGGAGTACCGCGAGGAGTTCGCCAACCCCTACACGGCGACGGACAAGGGCTTCCTCGACGACGTCATCCTCCCCACCGAAACGCGGCCGCGGCTGATCGCCGACCTCGAGATGCTCGAGACGAAACGCGAGGAGAACCCGGACAAGAAACACGGCAACATCCCGCTCTGA
- a CDS encoding acetyl-CoA carboxylase biotin carboxylase subunit yields MFRKVLVANRGEIAVRVMRACEELNVGTVAIYSEADKDSGHVRYADEAYNVGPARAADSYLDHEAVIEAARKADADAIHPGYGFLAENAEFAAKVEKAEGITWIGPASGAMESLGEKTKARKIMEEAEVPIVPGTTDPVTEPEEVEQFGEEYGYPIAIKAEGGGGGRGMKVVWDENEVEDQLESAKREGEAYFDNDSVYLERYLEQPRHIEVQILADGEGNVRHLGERDCSLQRRHQKVIEEGPSAALTDELREKIGEAARRGVSAADYTNAGTVEFLVEEEPGRDGPLSPDANYFFLEVNTRIQVEHTVTEEITGIDIVKRQIRIAAGETIDFDQEDVEIDGHAIEFRINAENAAKDFAPATGGTLTTYDPPGGIGVRLDDALKQGDELVTDYDSMIAKLVVWGADREECLERSLRALREYEIEGIPTIIPFHRLMLTDEEFVASTHTTKYLDEELDESRIADAQEQWGAADTGGADDEESVEREFTVEVNGKRFEVNLEEHGAPAIPTGDGGSQAASPPEPAGGSSEETEIEGEGETVDAEMQGTILGVEVEVGDEVAAGDVLVVLEAMKMENDIVASRGGTVSQIAVEEGESVDMGDVIVVLE; encoded by the coding sequence ATGTTCAGGAAGGTTCTCGTGGCGAATCGCGGGGAAATCGCCGTCCGCGTGATGCGGGCGTGCGAAGAGTTGAACGTCGGAACCGTCGCTATCTACTCCGAGGCGGACAAGGACTCGGGGCACGTCCGGTACGCCGACGAGGCTTACAACGTCGGTCCGGCGCGCGCGGCGGACTCGTATCTCGATCACGAGGCAGTCATCGAGGCCGCGCGCAAGGCCGACGCCGACGCGATCCATCCGGGGTACGGGTTCCTCGCGGAGAACGCCGAGTTCGCCGCGAAGGTCGAGAAGGCCGAGGGAATTACCTGGATCGGTCCCGCCAGCGGCGCGATGGAGTCACTGGGCGAGAAGACGAAAGCCCGGAAGATCATGGAGGAGGCCGAGGTCCCGATCGTGCCAGGCACGACCGACCCCGTTACCGAACCCGAGGAGGTCGAGCAGTTCGGGGAGGAGTACGGCTACCCGATCGCTATCAAGGCCGAAGGCGGCGGCGGCGGCCGCGGCATGAAGGTCGTCTGGGACGAGAACGAGGTCGAAGACCAACTCGAGAGCGCCAAACGCGAGGGCGAGGCCTACTTCGACAACGACTCGGTCTACCTCGAGCGCTACCTCGAGCAGCCCCGGCACATCGAGGTCCAGATCCTCGCCGACGGGGAGGGCAACGTCCGCCACCTCGGCGAGCGCGACTGTTCGCTCCAGCGCCGCCACCAGAAGGTCATCGAAGAGGGCCCGTCGGCCGCGCTGACGGACGAACTCCGCGAGAAGATCGGCGAGGCAGCACGTCGCGGCGTCTCCGCCGCCGACTACACCAACGCCGGCACCGTCGAGTTCCTCGTCGAGGAGGAACCCGGCCGCGACGGCCCGCTGAGTCCGGACGCGAACTACTTCTTCCTCGAGGTCAACACCCGAATCCAGGTCGAGCACACGGTCACCGAGGAGATCACGGGTATCGACATCGTCAAGCGCCAGATCCGGATCGCGGCCGGCGAGACGATCGACTTCGATCAGGAGGACGTCGAGATCGACGGCCACGCGATCGAGTTCCGGATCAACGCCGAGAACGCGGCCAAGGACTTCGCGCCGGCGACCGGCGGCACGCTGACGACCTACGACCCGCCGGGCGGGATCGGCGTCCGCCTCGACGACGCGCTGAAGCAGGGTGACGAACTCGTCACGGACTACGACTCGATGATCGCGAAGCTGGTCGTCTGGGGCGCGGACCGCGAGGAGTGTCTCGAGCGATCGCTGCGCGCGCTCCGGGAGTACGAGATCGAGGGCATCCCAACGATCATCCCGTTCCACCGGCTGATGCTCACCGACGAGGAGTTCGTCGCCAGCACGCACACCACGAAGTACTTAGACGAGGAACTCGACGAGAGCCGCATCGCGGACGCCCAGGAGCAGTGGGGTGCCGCCGACACCGGCGGCGCCGACGACGAGGAGTCCGTCGAACGCGAGTTCACGGTCGAGGTCAACGGGAAGCGCTTCGAGGTCAATCTCGAGGAACACGGCGCGCCGGCGATCCCGACCGGCGACGGCGGCAGTCAGGCCGCGAGTCCGCCGGAACCCGCGGGCGGCTCCAGCGAGGAGACCGAGATCGAGGGGGAGGGCGAGACGGTAGACGCCGAGATGCAGGGGACGATCCTCGGCGTCGAGGTCGAGGTCGGCGACGAGGTCGCGGCGGGCGACGTGCTCGTCGTCCTCGAGGCGATGAAGATGGAGAACGACATCGTCGCCTCCCGCGGCGGAACGGTCTCCCAGATCGCCGTCGAGGAGGGCGAGAGCGTCGACATGGGCGACGTGATCGTCGTCCTCGAGTAG